The following proteins come from a genomic window of Rutidosis leptorrhynchoides isolate AG116_Rl617_1_P2 chromosome 10, CSIRO_AGI_Rlap_v1, whole genome shotgun sequence:
- the LOC139870983 gene encoding uncharacterized protein: MLGSPSSVIKNLKSIRRKFFWGGSGESTKLTWVKWEDSLLPYSEGGLNRSLRGKNLALLGKWIWLVKTKSNSFLASIIKSIHGANGFLIPPGSSGPQGRGGVWANIIRAGLAIDKTCVNFGAFFTRQIGDRRGTNFWTDAWLLDNPLMCQFRRLSQLDADQSPTVRDRVQ; encoded by the coding sequence ATGCTTGGTTCCCCTTCGAGTGTGATAAAAAATTTAAAGAGCATTCGACGTaaattcttttggggcgggtccggTGAGAGTACAAAATTAACGTGGGTCAAATGGGAAGACTCTCTTCTACCATATAGTGAAGGGGGTCTTAACCGATCCCTCCGGGGTAAAAATCTTGCATTATTGGGAAAGTGGATTTGGCTTGTCAAAACCAAATCAAACTCCTTTTTGGCTTCGATCATTAAAAGCATTCATGGTGCAAATGGCTTTCTAATTCCTCCAGGCTCTTCCGGGCCACAAGGAAGAGGAGGCGTTTGGGCTAACATAATTCGTGCAGGTTTAGCAATTGACAAGACATGCGTAAATTTTGGAGCTTTTTTCACTCGACAGATTGGAGACAGAAGGGGTACCAATTTCTGGACAGATGCATGGCTGCTTGACAACCCCCTAATGTGTCAATTCAGGAGGCTATCCCAGCTGGATGCTGATCAGTCTCCAACTGTTCGGGATAGGGTCCAGTAG